The Torulaspora globosa chromosome 8, complete sequence genome segment CTCAATGGTAGTCTTGGAAGACATGCCTTCCGTGTGTAGGTTAGCAGGAAATTGACCAGCGTTCCAAACCGTGAAATCAGGCTCTCCAAAATGAGccagttcttcctcggtTGGTCTGATCAACATGTTGGTCATAAACAATGCGTGGTACGCTCTGGCACATACAACACGCACTTTAATCCTGTAACGAGGATCCCAACCGGCAAATGCATCCACAATGTAGAGATGATCTCTGGTTCTCAAATAATCAGCTGCTCTTTCACGGTTAATCGACCAAGTCTTTTCAGAACACGGTTTATTCACTGGGCCCCACCAAATGTTGTTCTTTGAcgtttcttcctcaatAATGCGCTTATCACGAGGTGAACGACCGGTCTTTTCTCCAGAGTACGCAATCAAAGCACCACTCGAAGAGATagtcgtcttcttctcccCAAGCGCATCTTCATACAAGATAGCCGCTGGAGCATTACGTCTAATCGTAATCACTTCGTTGCTCAGACTCAATTCGTGTCTAATTTTTTGCTCAACCTGAGCAGCATCAGTAATCGGCTGTGACATTTTGGAAGGCGACATTTCAGATGGTTGAATTTTTTAAGACTAAACTCGCGTTTTTTATTCTTTATTGTTTGTGACCAGAGATCCAAGCGATAGAAATAAACCAGACGATTGGTAACAACTGGGACAATTCAACTGCCTTATATACTTTTCACACACTTCAATCCAGAGAAACAAACCGCCGAGCAGCTTTATTGGCAAGCAATCTAGTGGTCGACCGAACAAGCTTTCGCTAGCAGCGTACAAAGGTAACGCCGGACCTTAGGTTGGCACACAGTAAAGCCCTGCTTTGTCGCATCGCCGGGAGCGACTGGAAattcgagaaggaaaataAAAATGGTGCACAGCCGTGCGAGAATCTGCGGTTGATCGCACTCCGATCGGAATTTTTCGGGCGATGCGAATGTCCGGCCTTCGGGAAGTCTCGGACATGTAGCATCCCATTGGACCGAAAATCGGTCCAATGGAGAAGATCCTCCATTGAAGCGAGACCGCTCCCCTTTGTTACCCGCACAAGCATGGAGACAAATCTCGGTTCGACGCTTCTAGTAAGTCTTCTTGACTAACAAACAACAAATAATAATAACACATGAAGGGAAGGCCAGTCTCGCTAATGGCTGGGCGGCTATTTCGGCGGCTATGAGAAAAAGAGGGTTCACCATATATTCGGATAATAGCGGTAATGGCGTagtttcaaagaaagcacCGTTGGGAACATTGGCGACTGCTTGGGCGGCTCCCGCCACAAGGAAACCCTTGATGGCAACAGACGTGAATGTCTCATCAATATTTTGCAATGATTCAAAGAAAGTGCTCTCTAAAGATGCTGTGAAAGTGAATGGTAAAAGTGATGGTTCCATTACCTCGATGCAATCGGTCCTGGAGACCGCCAAAACTGTGCCGTCGTACGAAGCGACGCGATGTGCAGGTGTTACGAGAGTAGTTGCACGTGACTCATCAAGCGATTTACAGCGAGCAGTGGCTAGCGGCGTAGCGAGACTCAATAGTCGGCTTCGAGTGTCTGGGAACGTTGGGTTTGATCAATTGGTCGAATTCCAGGAGTTGATGATGTTGTCGGCGCACGAGTTGCTTGTTGTGGTCGACGAGTCTCGCTCGCTGGTGCTCCACAGTAAGAGCGCGCTGAGCGCGCAGCGAGTGGATCGCTTTGCGTCGATGAAGTTGGCTTTAAATTCACAATGCTATTATGTACTTTACAATGACGTGTATTGGTATATGCGATGGAAGTTTTTTTAGTTTGTGCAGATTTTGTTGTTGTATCCGATTGCGTTTGTAATGGCAAAGACGAATTTGGTCGTGAAGGTGGTGATGCCGTGATCCTGCGCTTTCGCCCTCATGTTGGCGTCATCCGTGACCAGCACTACTTGCTGGAGGTTTGAGGTGTCGTGAGGTTGGGTTGGAGATAGCCTTTCCTGAGCTTTCCGGACGGCTTCAAAAACAAACTCGTCGACATGTGAGCGCCACGTAATCTGTTCTTCGAATTCCAGGTGTTCCTCGATATGTGTGGCTACGTTGCCCGTGAACCGTAGTGGGAGTATTCTGCCCTCAGCGTACAGCTGCCTCACCGTGATGACGGCCCTTGTGGCAGCCTCTACGACGTTTTCATCCTTGGATTTTCTCAGAAATCGCAGCTCTTGGAAAGTAGTGAGGCAAATGGCAAACTGCAGAACGTCGTTGGACGCAAGCTTGTAAACATGTGCGAAATGTCTCAACCAAGTCGTGGCATCCAGCACAAAATGCGTGTCGCGCTGATTCATGCGGAAGGAGGTAAAGTCAAGTTTAAATTCGCCTGCAGTAACGCTCTGTTGCACACTTTGTTCAAATAATTTGCGCTCCGATAGGGCCTGTGTTGGAGGCCCAGTCTTGTCTTCATTTCGGGTctcttgtttttcttcgCACCCGTTCGACGTGTATATCGATGAACTCACCAAATCTCCTGATCTATCGTAGCTGCTATAATCGAAAGCGGGTTTCCTATAACCTGGGTAATCGAAAATGCTCTCGTTCTCAATAACGCTTAAAGGCGGAGTGGCGGTCATATCGGCGTTGCTGTAACTGCTTTCCTCCATTCTCTCGATGGCATTGTGTAAAGCTGAGAAATCTGTCTCTGAAGATCGGGCGTCGTTCAATTTGAAACAGAAGGATTTGAGGAAATTGGCCGACAGTTCCTGGTGCCTACAATAGACCTGTGCACTCGAGCTGGTAACAATCCTAAAGTTGAATCTCTGGGAGATCcctttgaaaagatggatTATGCGGAAAGCTCGCTTCCAGAACTTCTCAGCcctttcatcctctttgTCAAATCCAATCCCATCAATCGGTGCATCGAGAAACATATGATCCTTGATTCCAACGTTCTCATAACTGTCAACTTGCGGGCGATCCTTGTTGCAGATGACGTCAAACCAAAGTGTGCCCCAGCATTTCCAAACCTCTGGTAAGTCCTCATTCTCGTTAAAGTGCTCGACTAATTGTTCCAGATCTGTGCGGGGCGATTTAAAAATGGGAGAAATGGGTATCATATTATGAGCGTTGTCTAGCATGTAGGCCATCAAAACGTTCAAAAAGTTTACTATGGTATTCCAAGGGAAAATGCGATTAATAAATTCTGTCCAAAATTCACGACTTGCGCTGTCAGATATCCTCTCCACTCTGAGGGCGACGGCAATGATAAAATAAGCCCATGGCAGCAAATGGGGCAGTGCAACAACGATAGGACCTTCAAGGAACTTTCTCAAGACTATCATGCTGCAGTTCATACTAGTTTTGTTGAGGTACTTCAAGGAATAGATCCAAATGTCCAAAGATGGGGGAAATAACTGACACGATCTCAAAGAATCCAGATTATCAAAAAAATCCTGTTCTGACATTTCCTGCAAAAATGTCTCACCTTCGTCCTCATCTATGGCCATTGTGCTTGAGGATTCAGAAACCGCAGAGGATTTTACTCttcttttctcttttttGTCCTTCCTTTCCTTTAAGTTCTTCGGTAAATCGAACAGCAGTGCGAAAGGGTTTTTTGGGTCGCCAAAGCCTATCAACTGCAATATATGTGACTCCGCAAATGCCGGTGCATGACGGAAAAAATACGTCAGTTGATCCTGATCCTGGCAAAACATTCTGCGAGTATCAAATATGTTTTTCTCGTTAGTGTCCAATCCAAACTTCTCACGAAAATAGAGTAAAACAACCGGGTGTAAGTCTGCGCTTTGTAGAAAACTGGGCAATAGCATAACTTCGCTATGCTTCAAGTATTCAATGAGTAGGGCATTCCTGTGATTTCCATTATTTCGCTCAACAAAGGCACGTTGATAGATGTTGTCTATTACCAGCTGCATATATTGTTGCGAGGGGATGAATGTATCTTGGCAAAAGACGCTCTTGCCCAAATTCACAAAGGCCTCCAACGTATTTTGCTGCACTGTCGACATATGGTAGTACAATTTGCCATGGCCATAAGTGTACTTCATAGCTTCAGTGTACCAATATTCAGCACTTAATTTCCAATCTATGAAGCTTGATGGATAGAGAGCTATAGCCATTCGCGAGAGATCGCCCAGCCTTTGGTACCACGGAATTGCATATCTTGCGGGGATATCAGCCAGCATGTTTGATATGGAAATGAAAGCATGTGTGATGAACTGGGCGCACACTTCGGGGTCCAtgaaattggaaaaattcTTCAGTACGTCCAGGAAGGTTATTGTACCATATACCCACAAACGCCTTTCGATTCGGTATATTTCTACAATCTCCTGACCTATGACGAGATCCTGATCCGATTGAGATGGGAGGAGCGCAGAAGTTATGAATGCGATGTAGTTGTTGATAAGGTCCGAATTCACTCTATAGATTGCCCATAATTGTTTCAACTCGGTTGTTTGCGAATTGGTCAGTTGAGAGCAGCGCTCCTGCAATTCGATCTCTTGCTTAACAATGATTTTATAGATATCC includes the following:
- the VPR1 gene encoding Vpr1p (ancestral locus Anc_5.707), translated to MRKRGFTIYSDNSGNGVVSKKAPLGTLATAWAAPATRKPLMATDVNVSSIFCNDSKKVLSKDAVKVNGKSDGSITSMQSVLETAKTVPSYEATRCAGVTRVVARDSSSDLQRAVASGVARLNSRLRVSGNVGFDQLVEFQELMMLSAHELLVVVDESRSLVLHSKSALSAQRVDRFASMKLALNSQCYYVLYNDVYWYMRWKFF
- a CDS encoding PIN domain-containing protein (ancestral locus Anc_5.706), translated to MLDSFSYRAKRLPTSSDFAGNPIGVLSNSSMGKRRSSGAARGDVPAGAVRQKRHGSGTCNSNNSQYVKRRLGNHQDHLFPQYLDNNSIPSTPSKTQAMSRGQSVTKWPTDRTPRTSASYVGGNPASPCCCSLTGSSHQEETPSKAVYDNRQRLAGSRATIQQPCQYLASSQANNSAYVDVSQTGFGNSQANPPREAESSEAFGNENDEGKNHGEEDSKDNDNETRTEHNGSGSDSNSNNNNNNNEEDDPNKGNVPSVAVLNKKSSQALVQKLQDIYKIIVKQEIELQERCSQLTNSQTTELKQLWAIYRVNSDLINNYIAFITSALLPSQSDQDLVIGQEIVEIYRIERRLWVYGTITFLDVLKNFSNFMDPEVCAQFITHAFISISNMLADIPARYAIPWYQRLGDLSRMAIALYPSSFIDWKLSAEYWYTEAMKYTYGHGKLYYHMSTVQQNTLEAFVNLGKSVFCQDTFIPSQQYMQLVIDNIYQRAFVERNNGNHRNALLIEYLKHSEVMLLPSFLQSADLHPVVLLYFREKFGLDTNEKNIFDTRRMFCQDQDQLTYFFRHAPAFAESHILQLIGFGDPKNPFALLFDLPKNLKERKDKKEKRRVKSSAVSESSSTMAIDEDEGETFLQEMSEQDFFDNLDSLRSCQLFPPSLDIWIYSLKYLNKTSMNCSMIVLRKFLEGPIVVALPHLLPWAYFIIAVALRVERISDSASREFWTEFINRIFPWNTIVNFLNVLMAYMLDNAHNMIPISPIFKSPRTDLEQLVEHFNENEDLPEVWKCWGTLWFDVICNKDRPQVDSYENVGIKDHMFLDAPIDGIGFDKEDERAEKFWKRAFRIIHLFKGISQRFNFRIVTSSSAQVYCRHQELSANFLKSFCFKLNDARSSETDFSALHNAIERMEESSYSNADMTATPPLSVIENESIFDYPGYRKPAFDYSSYDRSGDLVSSSIYTSNGCEEKQETRNEDKTGPPTQALSERKLFEQSVQQSVTAGEFKLDFTSFRMNQRDTHFVLDATTWLRHFAHVYKLASNDVLQFAICLTTFQELRFLRKSKDENVVEAATRAVITVRQLYAEGRILPLRFTGNVATHIEEHLEFEEQITWRSHVDEFVFEAVRKAQERLSPTQPHDTSNLQQVVLVTDDANMRAKAQDHGITTFTTKFVFAITNAIGYNNKICTN